A genome region from Nycticebus coucang isolate mNycCou1 chromosome 22, mNycCou1.pri, whole genome shotgun sequence includes the following:
- the LOC128574492 gene encoding 40S ribosomal protein S20-like encodes MAFKDTGKTPVEPEMAIHRIRITLTSPNVKSLEKVCADLIRGAKEKNLKVKGPVRMPTKTLRINTRKTPCGEGSKTWDRFQMRIHKRLTDLHSPSEIVKQITSISIEPGVEVEVTIADA; translated from the coding sequence ATGGCTTTTAAAGATACCGGGAAAACACCTGTGGAGCCAGAGATGGCAATTCACCGAATTAGAATTACTCTCACCAGCCCCAACGTAAAGTCCCTGGAAAAGGTGTGTGCTGACTTGATCAGAGGCGCAAAGGAGAAGAATCTTAAAGTGAAAGGACCAGTTCGGATGCCTACCAAGACTTTGAGAATCAATACAAGAAAAACTCCTTGTGGTGAAGGTTCTAAGACTTGGGATCGCTTCCAGATGAGAATCCACAAGCGACTCACTGACCTGCACAGCCCTTCTGAGATTGTTAAGCAGATTACCTCCATCAGTATTgagccaggagttgaggttgAAGTCACCATTGCAGATGCATAA